The genomic interval CTACGCCTTCCCCGCCACCCGCTCAATAGTTAATTAAATTTTCTTCCTAACTCCACAGACCCTATGCAAGTCCTTATTATCTGAGGTTTCCGCCCGGGCGGCCGTTGCGGCTGAAACAGGCCAGCCACGGGCGCCTCATCCTGTTGCCGTCCACAAAAAAATACCCGGATAAAGTGCTTGACAAACGATTGGAGGCTTGGTAAGATTCGGTTAGTTAGTTTTGACAACAATTATTAGGCTGCATATACTGTCTTTAGGGCATTAGGTTTCTTTTCGTGCAAGGACATACATAAGGCCTTTTATTCCGCGCTTTCCCTCGATGACGTTCAACAGACACGACTCAAGGGACATATGTCGCCGGATCTCAAGGATCTCCGGGCAACGAACCGGGCAAGCGTTCTTAATCTCATCTTCGTCCTGGGGCCCATCTCCAGAGTGCGGATCGCCCGTCTGACCGGACTCAAAAAACCTACCGTTTCCAGCATCGTCCGCGAGCTGATCGACGAGGGGCTGGTTTACGAATCCAGCCTCGATCAGACCTCCCTTGGACGCAAACCAGTCAATCTGAGGATCAACGAGCAGTACCGGGTCTACGGTCTGATCGATGTTTCGCTCTGGAGCACGCGGCTGACTGTCTGCGATCTCGGCGGGCACGTGCTGGACGGCCTGACAGTCCCAACCCTGGAGGGGGATGCCGTCGCGTTCCTGCGCGGCTGCGCCAGGCAGTTGGCTGGGCTGCTGAGAAAGCACCCCCAGGAATCGGTGGGTGTGAGTGTTGTCCTGCCCTGTCCGCTCGATTCCTCCCGCGGGTTCGTTTACTGGCACAAAACCCTGGGCTGGGAATTTGTCGATGTGCGCTCCATCCTGACCGAGGAGCTCGACTGTCGCGTGCTGGTCGAGAACGACGCGCGCGCCGGGGCGATCGCCGAGTTGCTGTTCGACCCGCAGGCCCGAAACCTGGCCAGTTTCGTGCATATCCTGGTCACAGACGGTATCGGAGCAGGGATCGTGATCGGCGGCCGGCCTTATTTCGGCGCGCATTTTCTCGATGGACGGGTCGGGGCGGGGATCATCCGGATCAACGGCAACTGGCAGGAGTTCGCCAGCCAGAACGACTGGGAGAAAAACGCCTCCGACAACGGGGTGGTCTCGCGCTTCTGCGAACTCTGCGGAGAACCGTCGCCCAAGGACGTGGCCGCGGAGATGGAGCGGGTGATCGCGGCGGCCACTCAGCAGCGTGACCCCAATGCGATCCGGGCGCTCAAGGAAACGGCACGCTATCTGGCCGCCGGCATCGCCGGCATCTATCTGGGGCTCGACCCCGAGAAAATAATAATCAGCGGCAAGATAACCCGGGTCTGGAGCTTGGTGATCGATGAGATCGTGGAGCAGATGGAGTCGAAAATCCATTTTCACGTCGCGCCGCTGCGCGAGCTGATCGTGCCCTCGCCCCTGGAGGATATAACTTTCCTGGGAGGAAGGGCGCTGCTGCTGCGCGAGATGTTCGGCGGACGGACCCTGCCGGATTACGAGGAGGCCGAGTCCCGTTGCGCGGTCTCTTCCAGCGGCGAGGGGTCGTCGCTGTTCTGGGCCTCGTGAGCGACCGCGTGGGGCTTCAGGGCCGGTCTCAGCCTTAAATGTTTCTCAAAAATACTATTGTGCTTCGATTCCGGTTGTTTCTGTCTTCCGAAGAGGGTGCCAAATTTCTTTCGCAGGAAAGGAATTCGGTGTCTTGTTTTCTTTTTAAAGCACAATCTTCTGCAACCGAGTCCCCGGCCGCGCCGTAAGTAAAGGCGGTGCGGTTTACCCGCAGAGATGGGGCGCGAATCAATTCTGCGGCCGACCTCAAATCATAAGGAGGATAGCCTATGACGCAGTAACAGGGTTAGGAGGGGAAATGATGATTCTATCGTAAGGAGAGTGTCGAGGGAAAAAGAGTTGGACACTCTTCGGTTGATTCCCCACATCTGGGAGGTTTTTTCTATGAATTTAACTGACAGATTCTTCCGTATTTTGGCCTCACTTGCCCTTGTCGTTGTCATCGCCCTGACCTGGGCGGTGACCGCCTTTGCCCAGCTCAATACGTCGAAGATCGAGGGCACGGTGCGGGACAAGGATACTGGGCAGCCGTTGGCCGGCGCTCAGGTAGTGATCGAGGGAACCCGTCTGGGTAACGTGACGAACCAGGATGGCTACTATTTCATCCTGAACGTCCCGCCCGGACGCCGTAATGTGACCTTCACTTTTACCGGTTATCAGAAGACCACGATCAACGAAGTCCTTCTGCTGGCTGGCCAGACCGCTACGTTGAACGCGAACCTGAGTTCGACAGTGGTCGAGCTTAACGGGATCACCGTGGAAAGCGAGGCCGAAACCCTGGTGCCGCGCGATAACACTGTGTCCAAGCAGCGTTTGACCGCCGAGAAGATCGCTGAAATTCCGGCGACAAAACTCGAGGACATGATGGTGCTGGAAGCCGGCGTGCAGACCGGTGGTCCGGACGCTCTGTCGCGCGGCCTTCGTATCCGCGGCGGCCGTCTGGGCGAAGAGGCCATGGTTATCGACGGTGTGACGGTGCGCAACTACACCGCCGATCCTTTCCGCAGCGGCCTGGGCTGGGTCTGGGAGCAGGAACTCGGCTCCCTGTCCGAGGACGCCACCCCGCTGGAATTCTCGGCCGGCGCAGTTGAACAGGTGGACATCATCACCGGCGGCTTCCAGGCCGAGTATGGTAATGCGCAGTCCGGTATCGTCAACATCGTCACCAAGGAAGGCGGCCCGGACTGGAAGGGCGATTTCAAGTACACCACGGATGAAACCA from bacterium carries:
- a CDS encoding ROK family transcriptional regulator — translated: MRIARLTGLKKPTVSSIVRELIDEGLVYESSLDQTSLGRKPVNLRINEQYRVYGLIDVSLWSTRLTVCDLGGHVLDGLTVPTLEGDAVAFLRGCARQLAGLLRKHPQESVGVSVVLPCPLDSSRGFVYWHKTLGWEFVDVRSILTEELDCRVLVENDARAGAIAELLFDPQARNLASFVHILVTDGIGAGIVIGGRPYFGAHFLDGRVGAGIIRINGNWQEFASQNDWEKNASDNGVVSRFCELCGEPSPKDVAAEMERVIAAATQQRDPNAIRALKETARYLAAGIAGIYLGLDPEKIIISGKITRVWSLVIDEIVEQMESKIHFHVAPLRELIVPSPLEDITFLGGRALLLREMFGGRTLPDYEEAESRCAVSSSGEGSSLFWAS